In the genome of Paenibacillus sp. FSL R5-0766, one region contains:
- a CDS encoding WXG100 family type VII secretion target yields the protein MPIRPDVGKLQSIASKLRSNSNKLENERSSINSNVQSMIWKGRVYQHFMDDFRDTTQRMRTTANDMEQFARRLEALANQFKQEDLEEERRERERQERERQERERQRAAAAAATAAAKKK from the coding sequence ATGCCAATTCGGCCTGACGTCGGTAAACTGCAGAGCATTGCCTCCAAATTACGCAGCAACAGCAATAAGCTGGAGAATGAACGCTCCAGTATCAATAGTAATGTCCAGTCCATGATCTGGAAGGGTAGAGTATATCAACACTTTATGGATGATTTCAGGGATACAACTCAGCGGATGAGAACAACTGCGAATGATATGGAACAATTCGCACGCCGATTGGAAGCCTTAGCCAATCAGTTCAAGCAAGAGGACCTTGAAGAAGAGCGTAGAGAGAGAGAACGCCAGGAACGTGAGCGTCAGGAGCGCGAAAGACAACGAGCAGCAGCCGCTGCAGCCACCGCTGCTGCGAAGAAGAAATAA
- a CDS encoding WXG100 family type VII secretion target → MADRIKIEPERIKEIATRFLASSQESIALSRELKSLIDGITGEWEGKSQERFYSSYKDAHAQLESVSTVLKDVGDELKAISERFSKADSLK, encoded by the coding sequence ATGGCAGACCGTATCAAAATTGAGCCTGAACGTATAAAGGAAATCGCTACCCGATTTCTAGCCAGCAGTCAGGAAAGTATTGCTTTGTCCAGAGAACTGAAGTCATTGATCGATGGAATTACGGGGGAATGGGAGGGGAAATCTCAAGAGCGTTTCTACTCCTCTTACAAAGATGCACATGCTCAACTGGAGAGTGTATCTACTGTGCTAAAGGATGTAGGGGACGAGCTTAAAGCCATTTCGGAGAGATTCAGTAAGGCAGATTCATTAAAGTAA
- a CDS encoding EsaB/YukD family protein translates to MDRTLLTLIIDATGKKTDIELPNTIPLHELLEPMLKGLNEGMALTFQASNYRYYLSSDGSEWNSMDLQQSLEDVKAMDGSYLRIEQVNSFSTI, encoded by the coding sequence ATGGATCGAACATTATTGACTTTAATTATTGATGCTACTGGTAAAAAGACAGATATAGAGCTTCCTAATACGATACCTCTGCATGAATTACTTGAACCCATGCTCAAAGGATTAAATGAAGGTATGGCCCTTACGTTTCAAGCATCCAACTATCGCTACTATCTTAGCAGTGATGGAAGCGAGTGGAATAGCATGGACCTTCAGCAGTCTCTGGAGGATGTAAAAGCAATGGATGGAAGCTATCTTCGCATTGAGCAGGTTAACTCCTTCTCAACAATATAA
- a CDS encoding vWA domain-containing protein, whose amino-acid sequence MSYTVHATGSTPALLIYLIDISGSMTLELEGQRRMDIVNEGLQTIIRQIVYRATKGSKVSPRYRIAILAYSDEVYDLLDGVKSIDRIANRGSLPPLYPKRFTDTAKAFKQAEKIIQSELRNLEHCPAPLVCHMTDGIYTGEDPEPIVERIKTMSVPDGKVLVENIFITEDASTSRIRDTRAWKGMMPDSFVVDPYSEKLKRMSSVLPESYREMMMESGYSIQKGALMMLPGTSKDLISLGLQMSASTPM is encoded by the coding sequence ATGAGTTATACAGTACATGCGACGGGAAGCACGCCCGCTCTATTAATCTATTTAATTGATATTAGTGGTTCAATGACACTTGAACTGGAAGGACAACGGAGGATGGACATTGTCAATGAGGGGTTACAGACCATCATTCGTCAGATTGTATATCGGGCAACAAAAGGTTCAAAAGTGTCTCCTCGTTATCGAATTGCGATTCTTGCTTACAGTGATGAGGTATACGATCTACTAGATGGTGTTAAATCTATTGATCGTATCGCTAATCGTGGAAGTCTACCACCGCTATACCCAAAACGATTCACAGACACGGCGAAGGCATTCAAACAAGCGGAGAAGATTATTCAGTCTGAGCTTCGTAACCTGGAGCACTGTCCTGCCCCTCTGGTCTGTCATATGACAGATGGCATTTACACAGGGGAAGATCCTGAACCGATTGTTGAACGGATCAAAACCATGTCTGTCCCTGACGGAAAAGTGCTGGTTGAGAACATTTTTATTACAGAGGATGCTTCCACTAGCCGGATTCGGGATACACGAGCTTGGAAAGGTATGATGCCGGATTCCTTCGTGGTGGACCCATATTCGGAAAAATTAAAACGAATGTCTTCGGTTTTACCCGAAAGCTATCGCGAAATGATGATGGAATCCGGATATTCGATTCAGAAGGGTGCACTAATGATGTTGCCTGGTACAAGTAAAGACCTAATTTCACTAGGGCTGCAAATGTCTGCTTCCACACCGATGTAA
- a CDS encoding WXG100 family type VII secretion target: MVRIKITPEEMDQASNKFKQAQQESEQLTQQLNSLMQTMQAEWEGMQSNAFYQRYTERQNEMKSYIQMLGFVSEELSKISDNFRRADEAK; the protein is encoded by the coding sequence ATGGTAAGAATTAAAATTACACCTGAAGAGATGGATCAAGCATCAAATAAATTCAAACAAGCTCAACAAGAAAGTGAACAGCTTACTCAGCAATTAAACTCACTAATGCAAACAATGCAAGCTGAATGGGAAGGTATGCAATCTAATGCCTTTTATCAACGTTATACGGAACGTCAGAATGAAATGAAATCTTATATTCAAATGCTTGGGTTTGTTTCGGAAGAACTAAGCAAAATTTCAGATAACTTTAGACGCGCAGATGAAGCAAAATAG
- the essC gene encoding type VII secretion protein EssC, protein MSHFFYKRSPRIIKETSGEEVEIFSPPSLPQPPQLNIISIMVPIMVTVAGGAAMMTFYQSRGNGQFVTVQMISLCMMVVSYFVPVLVHFQNKAKHRKKIKDRERLYDNHINENRETLQNWKNELILNWHQTHLDPQFCINMVKERSSSVWERIPQDFDFLKVRVGIGTVPSNFDITIPKQNGVEKDPMLEKAREMTEKFTTITNAPALLDLSKYRIIGLVGYEEELNMFCRTVVTQLAAHHAPDELKMAVFMNKMQRENWDWMRWIPHVWNDTRSGRYLFEERGYQPQLMEQLFTMLQRRQWLNKGEKALPFYVCFLPFIEMLEHEPILSLMMKSSEVIGVCSIVLAPSKDVLPKECELVIDLHSAEGVMRSTNVTGGSAGDATYAKPKDEIPFVQPFKSDQMTLEQADQFARQIAPYRIKRNSADEIVNVLTLFELFGIQNIEQFHVENNWQKSRYPNTLPFPVGVRGGKKPVLLNLHDKIERKGHGPHGLMAGTTGSGKSEVIQSIIASLAVEYHPHDMAFMLIDYKGGGMSNTFQELPHVIATVTNLEEEGLIERSKVSLKSELKRRQRLFIAAGNVQHIDEYYLTEWKDRDPLPHLFIVIDEFAQLKKDQPEFMSELVSIAAIGRTLGVHLLLATQKPGGVVDDKIWSNSRYKVCLRVQDESDSREMIRIPDAAHITNPGRGFLQVGSNEVFESVQFAWSGAPYRPDQSITQSDRNMYAYELDGRKTKLSDQLELLQETKPAEEKTLSKKQLNVLIEHIAMKAEREGIQRLPGPWLEPLPNHLTLEDLAVSSSESGKILNPQVGLIDDVVNQRQFPLRIDLESGHWLIYGMPGTGKTTFIQTLLYSLAMETTPNDVNIYALDFGRMLKDYTLLPHVADVIQDDQEEKMNRLFNYLEETISKRKTLFAETGVKSRLSYCSETGNTLPAILVIIDSYVSFRGQFEKLHEKLDPLLREGPGLGIYFVATINRISDMLERIRSNFPNAVSYMLADAGDYNYAVGRLNKAPTQMPEGRAFVKGSIPPYEFQTALSINAVNESSRAKLLREQFAAIDASCMTPKPESIRVLPEIITIPEATGNLNMASSPVLPVHMNIDSLNMLGWNMEEDGPYFMVAGRMESGKTSLLVTIGLMSAMKYIQEELELYLCDFRRTPQGLGVLKDLHHTVAFATNEATMEEMIEALRSKLEERVADPDEFAPKMVLIIDDVDFIAKRISRTITGHLEYITRNGREHGVYIIVSGQANAINRNYDDWLKDIKSAQIGWLLGTAESNDAELFNIKVPYISGSRLLPDGEGFYVKRKFVNVKTVHAFANGVAQIEEQVVIRNENSNLVVN, encoded by the coding sequence ATGTCCCATTTTTTCTATAAGAGATCGCCTAGGATTATTAAGGAAACATCGGGAGAGGAAGTGGAAATTTTCTCCCCGCCCTCACTTCCTCAACCACCACAATTGAACATTATCTCGATTATGGTTCCCATCATGGTTACAGTTGCAGGTGGGGCGGCAATGATGACTTTTTACCAAAGTCGGGGGAATGGGCAATTTGTAACCGTACAGATGATTTCCCTCTGTATGATGGTTGTTTCATATTTTGTACCTGTACTGGTTCATTTCCAGAATAAAGCAAAGCATCGTAAGAAAATTAAAGATCGTGAACGTTTATACGACAATCACATTAATGAGAACAGGGAAACGCTGCAGAACTGGAAGAACGAATTGATTTTGAACTGGCACCAAACCCATTTGGATCCACAATTTTGTATCAATATGGTCAAGGAGCGAAGCTCTTCGGTATGGGAGCGAATTCCACAGGATTTTGACTTCTTGAAAGTCCGCGTCGGCATTGGAACCGTGCCAAGTAACTTCGACATTACGATACCTAAGCAAAATGGAGTCGAGAAGGATCCGATGCTTGAAAAAGCGAGGGAAATGACGGAGAAATTCACTACAATTACGAATGCTCCCGCCCTGTTGGACTTGAGTAAATATCGCATTATCGGACTTGTAGGCTACGAAGAAGAACTAAATATGTTCTGTCGTACTGTTGTGACCCAACTTGCGGCACATCATGCACCTGACGAGCTTAAAATGGCCGTATTTATGAATAAGATGCAACGAGAAAATTGGGACTGGATGAGGTGGATTCCGCATGTGTGGAACGACACCCGTTCGGGCAGATATCTGTTCGAAGAACGTGGATATCAACCTCAATTGATGGAGCAATTATTTACGATGTTACAGCGTCGCCAATGGTTGAACAAGGGGGAGAAAGCACTCCCGTTTTACGTGTGTTTCCTGCCGTTCATTGAGATGCTGGAGCATGAGCCTATTCTTTCTTTGATGATGAAGAGCTCGGAGGTCATTGGCGTCTGCAGCATTGTACTTGCACCGAGCAAAGACGTTCTTCCGAAGGAATGTGAACTGGTTATTGATTTGCATTCGGCTGAAGGGGTCATGCGTTCAACGAATGTAACGGGGGGTTCCGCTGGCGATGCTACATATGCCAAGCCTAAGGATGAGATTCCATTTGTACAACCCTTCAAATCAGATCAGATGACACTGGAACAAGCAGATCAATTTGCACGTCAGATTGCTCCGTATCGGATCAAGCGGAATTCTGCGGATGAGATTGTAAATGTACTGACGTTGTTTGAATTATTTGGAATACAGAATATAGAACAGTTTCATGTGGAAAACAATTGGCAGAAGTCACGTTATCCCAATACCCTGCCTTTCCCTGTGGGTGTTAGAGGGGGGAAAAAGCCGGTTCTGCTGAACCTTCATGACAAGATAGAGCGTAAAGGACATGGTCCTCACGGACTTATGGCAGGAACAACCGGTTCAGGTAAAAGTGAAGTTATTCAATCCATTATTGCATCACTTGCGGTTGAATATCATCCCCATGATATGGCTTTTATGCTGATTGACTATAAAGGTGGGGGCATGTCCAACACGTTCCAGGAATTGCCTCACGTTATTGCCACAGTAACGAACCTTGAAGAAGAAGGGTTAATCGAACGGTCTAAGGTTTCCCTTAAATCCGAGCTTAAACGAAGACAGCGGTTATTCATTGCTGCTGGTAATGTACAGCATATTGACGAATATTATCTTACAGAGTGGAAAGATCGGGATCCTCTCCCGCATCTATTCATCGTCATCGATGAGTTTGCCCAACTGAAAAAAGACCAACCGGAGTTCATGAGTGAATTGGTTTCCATTGCGGCTATTGGTCGGACATTGGGTGTGCATCTGCTCTTGGCAACCCAGAAACCAGGCGGCGTTGTAGATGATAAAATCTGGAGTAACTCCCGTTATAAAGTCTGCCTTCGAGTTCAGGACGAAAGTGATAGTCGTGAGATGATCCGAATTCCGGATGCTGCTCATATTACAAACCCGGGTCGTGGTTTTCTACAAGTCGGTAGTAATGAAGTATTTGAATCCGTTCAATTCGCATGGAGCGGTGCTCCGTATCGACCAGATCAGAGTATTACGCAATCTGACCGCAATATGTATGCTTATGAATTAGATGGACGCAAGACCAAGTTAAGTGACCAGCTCGAGTTGCTTCAGGAAACAAAACCTGCTGAAGAAAAGACACTCAGTAAAAAACAATTAAACGTTCTTATTGAGCATATCGCGATGAAAGCAGAACGCGAAGGTATTCAGCGTCTACCAGGTCCTTGGCTGGAGCCATTGCCTAATCATCTGACCTTGGAAGATCTAGCTGTTAGTTCAAGTGAATCAGGTAAAATTTTGAATCCGCAAGTTGGACTTATTGATGATGTAGTGAACCAAAGACAATTTCCACTTCGGATCGATCTCGAATCAGGACATTGGCTAATATATGGTATGCCAGGTACGGGGAAAACAACATTTATCCAAACCTTGCTCTATTCACTGGCAATGGAAACAACACCTAATGATGTGAATATCTATGCGCTCGATTTCGGAAGAATGCTGAAGGATTATACTCTATTGCCTCATGTAGCGGATGTCATTCAGGATGATCAGGAAGAGAAGATGAACCGATTGTTCAATTATCTGGAAGAGACCATTAGTAAGCGTAAAACACTGTTTGCTGAAACAGGAGTGAAATCTAGATTGTCTTACTGTTCCGAAACTGGAAATACGCTGCCAGCCATACTTGTTATTATCGATAGCTATGTTAGTTTCCGAGGACAGTTCGAGAAGCTTCATGAGAAGCTGGATCCCCTTCTTCGTGAAGGACCAGGATTAGGGATATACTTTGTCGCAACCATTAACCGGATTTCAGACATGCTAGAACGAATCCGTAGTAACTTCCCAAATGCTGTCTCATATATGCTTGCAGATGCAGGGGACTATAACTATGCAGTAGGAAGACTGAACAAAGCACCAACACAGATGCCGGAAGGAAGGGCCTTTGTGAAGGGATCCATTCCTCCATATGAGTTCCAAACGGCATTATCCATTAATGCGGTGAATGAGTCTTCCCGTGCCAAGTTATTGCGCGAACAGTTCGCAGCAATCGATGCTTCCTGCATGACGCCTAAACCGGAGTCTATTCGAGTGCTGCCTGAGATAATCACAATTCCAGAAGCGACAGGTAATCTGAATATGGCTTCTAGTCCTGTTTTACCTGTACACATGAACATTGATAGCTTGAACATGCTCGGCTGGAATATGGAGGAGGATGGCCCATATTTCATGGTGGCAGGAAGAATGGAATCTGGAAAGACATCGCTACTTGTTACTATTGGCCTAATGTCTGCTATGAAATATATACAGGAAGAGCTTGAACTCTATCTGTGTGACTTTAGACGTACGCCACAAGGACTGGGAGTGTTGAAAGACCTTCATCATACGGTGGCATTTGCAACCAATGAGGCCACGATGGAGGAAATGATCGAAGCTCTCCGTTCCAAGCTGGAAGAGAGAGTTGCTGATCCAGATGAATTTGCTCCTAAAATGGTGCTGATTATTGACGACGTTGATTTCATCGCGAAGCGTATTTCCCGAACAATCACAGGGCATCTGGAATACATCACCCGAAACGGACGGGAGCATGGGGTGTATATCATTGTATCCGGACAAGCCAATGCGATCAATCGTAACTATGATGATTGGCTTAAAGACATCAAATCTGCTCAGATCGGCTGGTTATTAGGCACCGCAGAGTCTAACGACGCCGAGTTATTCAATATCAAAGTTCCTTATATTTCTGGCAGCCGTTTGTTGCCAGATGGAGAAGGCTTTTATGTTAAACGTAAGTTCGTAAATGTTAAAACGGTGCATGCATTTGCTAATGGTGTTGCACAGATTGAAGAGCAAGTAGTAATACGAAATGAAAACTCGAATCTTGTCGTAAATTAA
- a CDS encoding ABC transporter permease, translated as MEENTGVGIRVAAGIFLTIMLITIVVIITISSQDAAKQGQTKMAAITTQLSDTEYQTYSNTTLSGSQVLNAVRQYMNQEQFGVQVITGKQRNSEYEYNKKGLFYGNKFDTLTGEIPPSNEKELDLSGAENQASMAYINPSGKFKSSIVRDKNNMIRGIIFTQE; from the coding sequence ATGGAAGAAAATACAGGCGTCGGAATACGGGTCGCAGCGGGGATATTCCTCACCATTATGTTGATTACGATTGTAGTTATTATTACGATCTCGTCGCAGGATGCGGCGAAACAAGGACAGACCAAGATGGCTGCGATTACGACGCAGTTGTCGGATACGGAATATCAGACGTATAGCAATACGACTTTGTCGGGCAGTCAGGTGTTGAATGCAGTGCGACAATATATGAATCAGGAACAATTTGGTGTGCAAGTAATTACAGGAAAACAAAGAAACTCTGAATATGAATATAATAAGAAGGGTCTTTTTTATGGGAATAAATTTGATACTCTAACTGGTGAGATCCCACCATCAAATGAGAAAGAACTTGATCTATCTGGAGCTGAAAATCAAGCTTCGATGGCCTACATTAATCCTAGTGGAAAATTTAAATCCTCTATTGTTAGAGATAAAAATAATATGATTCGTGGGATAATTTTTACCCAAGAATAG